A region of Bombyx mori chromosome 13, ASM3026992v2 DNA encodes the following proteins:
- the Hsp21.4 gene encoding heat shock protein hsp21.4 isoform X1 gives MADSGLKRNIPIKLGDFSVIDTEFSSIRERFDAEMRKMEEEMSKFRSELMNRESNNFFKSTTSTTTSSQHSDSRQLAEPSHWDSLNSPLIQDEGDGKTLKLRFDVSQYTPEEIVVKTVDNKLLVHAKHEEKSDTKSVYREYNREFLLPKGTNPEAIKSSLSRDGVLTVEAPLPQLAITDRNIPIQKH, from the exons ATGGCTGACAGTGGTCTCAAGAGAAATATCCCCATCAAGCTTGGCGATTTTTCGGTTATCGATACAGAATTCTCAAGCATCAGAGAGCGCTTCGATGCCGAAATGAGGAAGATGGAAGAAGAAATGAGCAAATTCAGATCAGAACTCATGAACAGAGAAAGCAACAATTTCTTCAAGAGCACAactag CACGACGACATCTTCACAGCACAGTGACAGCAGACAGCTTGCTGAGCCCAGTCACTGGGATAGCTTAAACTCGCCGCTCATTCAAGACGAGGGTGACGGCAAGACTCTCAAGCTTCGCTTTGATGTCAGCCAGTATACTCCCGAAGAGATCGTTGTTAAGACTGTCGACAACAAATTACTG GTCCATGCCAAACACGAGGAGAAATCTGATACGAAATCTGTGTACAGAGAATACAACAGGGAGTTTTTGTTGCCCAAGGGAACAAATCCTGAGGCCATTAAGTCTTCGCTGTCCCGGGACGGTGTGCTTACCGTGGAAGCGCCATTGCCACAACTCGCCATCACGGACAGGAACATTCCTATCCAGAAGCACTGA